In the genome of Epinephelus lanceolatus isolate andai-2023 chromosome 18, ASM4190304v1, whole genome shotgun sequence, one region contains:
- the coil gene encoding coilin isoform X2, producing the protein MAVHRNNFIRLRLHFDYPPPAVVDCRMCWLLVDLNTCRVVADLESTIREKFEFSRRTILNLFIEDCYLPHTESIYVVRDNDSVRVKVDCLAQVNGHSSYPSTASENCRKRQRTTEKDGSGENGVNVEWKNKKRETRSKESLERDTKQASGKTRNKKTEEKKKRKMAQANGPTVTPKPAASTKSPPARVVQSVKSSNKAPVAQAKAQNVSSSDSTSSSSNEDEAPKNTAAQKPELKMLSSTHAASKAPPTTKPVQPKSHPPSSSSSETSSSSDESTTVKKTPKNKCLTSTTPKGRISDISKSQQIIPVLQSTDRAQNQTGSTVVPLHDKFMVPCNPDSEEEIELVIRQPMQQPGHGVGSQGSRKDRNPRQTRRGGPEEKGRGGSRGVISYNRAKEPSCLTDSLSNVSVVLQVCLQNGAEGAPKQDYSSMPLLAAPPQVGQKIAFKLLELTENYTPEVSGYKEGKIVSFDPTTKQIELELLNISQDPVEPGKFDLVYQNLDGSESVEYAVSRGSRVTEWWDSLLEPRLII; encoded by the exons ATGGCTGTTCACAGAAACAACTTCATCCGCTTGCGTTTACACTTTGATTATCCGCCGCCGGCTGTCGTTGATTGCCGCATGTGTTGGCTGCTCGTGGACCTGAACACATGTCGCGTGGTGGCGGATCTTGAGAGCACCATTAGAGAGAAATTCGAGTTCAGCCGCAGGACAATCCTCAACCTGTTCATAGAAGACTGCTACCTGCCGCACACAGAGAGCATCTACGTGGTGCGGGATAACGACAGTGTCAG GGTGAAGGTGGACTGTCTGGCTCAGGTGAATGGACACAGCAGCTATCCAAGTACAGCAAGTGAAAActgcagaaagagacagagaactACAGAGAAGGATGGGTCAGGAGAAAATGGAGTTAACGTGGAATGGAAGAACAAAAAGAGGGAAACAAGGAGTAAGGAGAGCCTGGAGAGGGATACCAAGCAGGCTTCAGGCAAAACGAGGAATAAGAagacagaggaaaagaagaaaagaaagatggcCCAGGCAAATGGCCCTACTGTCACACCCAAACCAGCTGCCTCTACCAAAAGCCCCCCAGCTAGAGTCGTCCAGTCAGTTAAAAGCTCTAACAAGGCCCCAGTAGCCCAAGCAAAGGCACAGAATGTCTCCTCTTCAGATTCCACCAGCAGCAGTAGCAACGAGGATGAAGCTCCCAAAAATACAGCTGCCCAAAAACCAGAACTGAAAATGCTCTCCTCCACCCATGCTGCTTCCAAGGCACCTCCAACCACCAAACCTGTCCAGCCAAAGTCCCACCCTCCTTCATCATCTTCTTCAgaaacctcctcctcctctgatgagtccaccactgtaaaaaaaacaccaaaaaacaaGTGTTTAACCTCCACAACCCCCAAAGGAAGAATAAGTGATATCTCCAAGTCTCAACAGATTATTCCTGTCCTGCAGTCCACAGACCGTGCACAGAATCAGACTGGGAGCACAGTGGTGCCCCTTCATGATAAATTCATGGTGCCTTGTAATCCAGACAGTGAGGAGGAGATTGAGCTCGTAATCCGACAGCCAATGCAGCAGCCAGGCCACGGTGTGGGTAGTCAGGGATCTCGGAAAGACCGTAACCCCAGGCAAACCAGGCGTGGTGGTCCTGAAGAGAAGGGAAGGGGTGGAAGTAGAGGGGTAATCAGCTATAATAGAGCCAAGGAGCCATCCTGCCTGACTGATTCACTGAGCAATGTGTCAGTGGTCCTCCAGGTCTGTCTGCAG AACGGTGCAGAAGGTGCTCCCAAACAGGACTACAGCTCTATGCCCTTGCTAGCTGCTCCTCCACAGGTGGGGCAGAAGATTGCCTTCAAG TTGCTGGAGCTGACTGAGAACTACACACCAGAGGTATCTGGATATAAG GAGGGGAAGATTGTGAGCTTTGACCCAACCACCAAACAGATTGAGCTGGAACTACTTAACATCTCTCAAG ATCCCGTAGAGCCTGGCAAGTTCGACCTGGTCTATCAAAACCTAGATGGCTCAGAGAGTGTGGAGTATGCAGTGTCCAGAGGCTCTCGG
- the coil gene encoding coilin isoform X1 translates to MAVHRNNFIRLRLHFDYPPPAVVDCRMCWLLVDLNTCRVVADLESTIREKFEFSRRTILNLFIEDCYLPHTESIYVVRDNDSVRVKVDCLAQVNGHSSYPSTASENCRKRQRTTEKDGSGENGVNVEWKNKKRETRSKESLERDTKQASGKTRNKKTEEKKKRKMAQANGPTVTPKPAASTKSPPARVVQSVKSSNKAPVAQAKAQNVSSSDSTSSSSNEDEAPKNTAAQKPELKMLSSTHAASKAPPTTKPVQPKSHPPSSSSSETSSSSDESTTVKKTPKNKCLTSTTPKGRISDISKSQQIIPVLQSTDRAQNQTGSTVVPLHDKFMVPCNPDSEEEIELVIRQPMQQPGHGVGSQGSRKDRNPRQTRRGGPEEKGRGGSRGVISYNRAKEPSCLTDSLSNVSVVLQLNNVLLWTGPHKKINICNGAEGAPKQDYSSMPLLAAPPQVGQKIAFKLLELTENYTPEVSGYKEGKIVSFDPTTKQIELELLNISQDPVEPGKFDLVYQNLDGSESVEYAVSRGSRVTEWWDSLLEPRLII, encoded by the exons ATGGCTGTTCACAGAAACAACTTCATCCGCTTGCGTTTACACTTTGATTATCCGCCGCCGGCTGTCGTTGATTGCCGCATGTGTTGGCTGCTCGTGGACCTGAACACATGTCGCGTGGTGGCGGATCTTGAGAGCACCATTAGAGAGAAATTCGAGTTCAGCCGCAGGACAATCCTCAACCTGTTCATAGAAGACTGCTACCTGCCGCACACAGAGAGCATCTACGTGGTGCGGGATAACGACAGTGTCAG GGTGAAGGTGGACTGTCTGGCTCAGGTGAATGGACACAGCAGCTATCCAAGTACAGCAAGTGAAAActgcagaaagagacagagaactACAGAGAAGGATGGGTCAGGAGAAAATGGAGTTAACGTGGAATGGAAGAACAAAAAGAGGGAAACAAGGAGTAAGGAGAGCCTGGAGAGGGATACCAAGCAGGCTTCAGGCAAAACGAGGAATAAGAagacagaggaaaagaagaaaagaaagatggcCCAGGCAAATGGCCCTACTGTCACACCCAAACCAGCTGCCTCTACCAAAAGCCCCCCAGCTAGAGTCGTCCAGTCAGTTAAAAGCTCTAACAAGGCCCCAGTAGCCCAAGCAAAGGCACAGAATGTCTCCTCTTCAGATTCCACCAGCAGCAGTAGCAACGAGGATGAAGCTCCCAAAAATACAGCTGCCCAAAAACCAGAACTGAAAATGCTCTCCTCCACCCATGCTGCTTCCAAGGCACCTCCAACCACCAAACCTGTCCAGCCAAAGTCCCACCCTCCTTCATCATCTTCTTCAgaaacctcctcctcctctgatgagtccaccactgtaaaaaaaacaccaaaaaacaaGTGTTTAACCTCCACAACCCCCAAAGGAAGAATAAGTGATATCTCCAAGTCTCAACAGATTATTCCTGTCCTGCAGTCCACAGACCGTGCACAGAATCAGACTGGGAGCACAGTGGTGCCCCTTCATGATAAATTCATGGTGCCTTGTAATCCAGACAGTGAGGAGGAGATTGAGCTCGTAATCCGACAGCCAATGCAGCAGCCAGGCCACGGTGTGGGTAGTCAGGGATCTCGGAAAGACCGTAACCCCAGGCAAACCAGGCGTGGTGGTCCTGAAGAGAAGGGAAGGGGTGGAAGTAGAGGGGTAATCAGCTATAATAGAGCCAAGGAGCCATCCTGCCTGACTGATTCACTGAGCAATGTGTCAGTGGTCCTCCAG ctaaacaatgtactgctgtggacggggccGCACAAAAAGATCAATATCTGT AACGGTGCAGAAGGTGCTCCCAAACAGGACTACAGCTCTATGCCCTTGCTAGCTGCTCCTCCACAGGTGGGGCAGAAGATTGCCTTCAAG TTGCTGGAGCTGACTGAGAACTACACACCAGAGGTATCTGGATATAAG GAGGGGAAGATTGTGAGCTTTGACCCAACCACCAAACAGATTGAGCTGGAACTACTTAACATCTCTCAAG ATCCCGTAGAGCCTGGCAAGTTCGACCTGGTCTATCAAAACCTAGATGGCTCAGAGAGTGTGGAGTATGCAGTGTCCAGAGGCTCTCGG
- the coil gene encoding coilin isoform X4, giving the protein MRVKVDCLAQVNGHSSYPSTASENCRKRQRTTEKDGSGENGVNVEWKNKKRETRSKESLERDTKQASGKTRNKKTEEKKKRKMAQANGPTVTPKPAASTKSPPARVVQSVKSSNKAPVAQAKAQNVSSSDSTSSSSNEDEAPKNTAAQKPELKMLSSTHAASKAPPTTKPVQPKSHPPSSSSSETSSSSDESTTVKKTPKNKCLTSTTPKGRISDISKSQQIIPVLQSTDRAQNQTGSTVVPLHDKFMVPCNPDSEEEIELVIRQPMQQPGHGVGSQGSRKDRNPRQTRRGGPEEKGRGGSRGVISYNRAKEPSCLTDSLSNVSVVLQLNNVLLWTGPHKKINICNGAEGAPKQDYSSMPLLAAPPQVGQKIAFKLLELTENYTPEVSGYKEGKIVSFDPTTKQIELELLNISQDPVEPGKFDLVYQNLDGSESVEYAVSRGSRVTEWWDSLLEPRLII; this is encoded by the exons atgag GGTGAAGGTGGACTGTCTGGCTCAGGTGAATGGACACAGCAGCTATCCAAGTACAGCAAGTGAAAActgcagaaagagacagagaactACAGAGAAGGATGGGTCAGGAGAAAATGGAGTTAACGTGGAATGGAAGAACAAAAAGAGGGAAACAAGGAGTAAGGAGAGCCTGGAGAGGGATACCAAGCAGGCTTCAGGCAAAACGAGGAATAAGAagacagaggaaaagaagaaaagaaagatggcCCAGGCAAATGGCCCTACTGTCACACCCAAACCAGCTGCCTCTACCAAAAGCCCCCCAGCTAGAGTCGTCCAGTCAGTTAAAAGCTCTAACAAGGCCCCAGTAGCCCAAGCAAAGGCACAGAATGTCTCCTCTTCAGATTCCACCAGCAGCAGTAGCAACGAGGATGAAGCTCCCAAAAATACAGCTGCCCAAAAACCAGAACTGAAAATGCTCTCCTCCACCCATGCTGCTTCCAAGGCACCTCCAACCACCAAACCTGTCCAGCCAAAGTCCCACCCTCCTTCATCATCTTCTTCAgaaacctcctcctcctctgatgagtccaccactgtaaaaaaaacaccaaaaaacaaGTGTTTAACCTCCACAACCCCCAAAGGAAGAATAAGTGATATCTCCAAGTCTCAACAGATTATTCCTGTCCTGCAGTCCACAGACCGTGCACAGAATCAGACTGGGAGCACAGTGGTGCCCCTTCATGATAAATTCATGGTGCCTTGTAATCCAGACAGTGAGGAGGAGATTGAGCTCGTAATCCGACAGCCAATGCAGCAGCCAGGCCACGGTGTGGGTAGTCAGGGATCTCGGAAAGACCGTAACCCCAGGCAAACCAGGCGTGGTGGTCCTGAAGAGAAGGGAAGGGGTGGAAGTAGAGGGGTAATCAGCTATAATAGAGCCAAGGAGCCATCCTGCCTGACTGATTCACTGAGCAATGTGTCAGTGGTCCTCCAG ctaaacaatgtactgctgtggacggggccGCACAAAAAGATCAATATCTGT AACGGTGCAGAAGGTGCTCCCAAACAGGACTACAGCTCTATGCCCTTGCTAGCTGCTCCTCCACAGGTGGGGCAGAAGATTGCCTTCAAG TTGCTGGAGCTGACTGAGAACTACACACCAGAGGTATCTGGATATAAG GAGGGGAAGATTGTGAGCTTTGACCCAACCACCAAACAGATTGAGCTGGAACTACTTAACATCTCTCAAG ATCCCGTAGAGCCTGGCAAGTTCGACCTGGTCTATCAAAACCTAGATGGCTCAGAGAGTGTGGAGTATGCAGTGTCCAGAGGCTCTCGG
- the coil gene encoding coilin isoform X3, translating into MAVHRNNFIRLRLHFDYPPPAVVDCRMCWLLVDLNTCRVVADLESTIREKFEFSRRTILNLFIEDCYLPHTESIYVVRDNDSVRVKVDCLAQVNGHSSYPSTASENCRKRQRTTEKDGSGENGVNVEWKNKKRETRSKESLERDTKQASGKTRNKKTEEKKKRKMAQANGPTVTPKPAASTKSPPARVVQSVKSSNKAPVAQAKAQNVSSSDSTSSSSNEDEAPKNTAAQKPELKMLSSTHAASKAPPTTKPVQPKSHPPSSSSSETSSSSDESTTVKKTPKNKCLTSTTPKGRISDISKSQQIIPVLQSTDRAQNQTGSTVVPLHDKFMVPCNPDSEEEIELVIRQPMQQPGHGVGSQGSRKDRNPRQTRRGGPEEKGRGGSRGVISYNRAKEPSCLTDSLSNVSVVLQNGAEGAPKQDYSSMPLLAAPPQVGQKIAFKLLELTENYTPEVSGYKEGKIVSFDPTTKQIELELLNISQDPVEPGKFDLVYQNLDGSESVEYAVSRGSRVTEWWDSLLEPRLII; encoded by the exons ATGGCTGTTCACAGAAACAACTTCATCCGCTTGCGTTTACACTTTGATTATCCGCCGCCGGCTGTCGTTGATTGCCGCATGTGTTGGCTGCTCGTGGACCTGAACACATGTCGCGTGGTGGCGGATCTTGAGAGCACCATTAGAGAGAAATTCGAGTTCAGCCGCAGGACAATCCTCAACCTGTTCATAGAAGACTGCTACCTGCCGCACACAGAGAGCATCTACGTGGTGCGGGATAACGACAGTGTCAG GGTGAAGGTGGACTGTCTGGCTCAGGTGAATGGACACAGCAGCTATCCAAGTACAGCAAGTGAAAActgcagaaagagacagagaactACAGAGAAGGATGGGTCAGGAGAAAATGGAGTTAACGTGGAATGGAAGAACAAAAAGAGGGAAACAAGGAGTAAGGAGAGCCTGGAGAGGGATACCAAGCAGGCTTCAGGCAAAACGAGGAATAAGAagacagaggaaaagaagaaaagaaagatggcCCAGGCAAATGGCCCTACTGTCACACCCAAACCAGCTGCCTCTACCAAAAGCCCCCCAGCTAGAGTCGTCCAGTCAGTTAAAAGCTCTAACAAGGCCCCAGTAGCCCAAGCAAAGGCACAGAATGTCTCCTCTTCAGATTCCACCAGCAGCAGTAGCAACGAGGATGAAGCTCCCAAAAATACAGCTGCCCAAAAACCAGAACTGAAAATGCTCTCCTCCACCCATGCTGCTTCCAAGGCACCTCCAACCACCAAACCTGTCCAGCCAAAGTCCCACCCTCCTTCATCATCTTCTTCAgaaacctcctcctcctctgatgagtccaccactgtaaaaaaaacaccaaaaaacaaGTGTTTAACCTCCACAACCCCCAAAGGAAGAATAAGTGATATCTCCAAGTCTCAACAGATTATTCCTGTCCTGCAGTCCACAGACCGTGCACAGAATCAGACTGGGAGCACAGTGGTGCCCCTTCATGATAAATTCATGGTGCCTTGTAATCCAGACAGTGAGGAGGAGATTGAGCTCGTAATCCGACAGCCAATGCAGCAGCCAGGCCACGGTGTGGGTAGTCAGGGATCTCGGAAAGACCGTAACCCCAGGCAAACCAGGCGTGGTGGTCCTGAAGAGAAGGGAAGGGGTGGAAGTAGAGGGGTAATCAGCTATAATAGAGCCAAGGAGCCATCCTGCCTGACTGATTCACTGAGCAATGTGTCAGTGGTCCTCCAG AACGGTGCAGAAGGTGCTCCCAAACAGGACTACAGCTCTATGCCCTTGCTAGCTGCTCCTCCACAGGTGGGGCAGAAGATTGCCTTCAAG TTGCTGGAGCTGACTGAGAACTACACACCAGAGGTATCTGGATATAAG GAGGGGAAGATTGTGAGCTTTGACCCAACCACCAAACAGATTGAGCTGGAACTACTTAACATCTCTCAAG ATCCCGTAGAGCCTGGCAAGTTCGACCTGGTCTATCAAAACCTAGATGGCTCAGAGAGTGTGGAGTATGCAGTGTCCAGAGGCTCTCGG